From the Elusimicrobiales bacterium genome, the window TCCGCGGACCAGCGCCCGCTTGAGGTTGCGGGGCTCTCGCTCAATATCGGAATCTGCTACGAGACTATTTTCCCGCAGCTCTGGCGCGGCTGGCGGGCGGAACAGGACATCGCGGTAATTCCCGGCGCGCTGTCGGCGCGGTTTGCGCCGCTGCAAAAGCTGCTGGACAGGGCTTTGGAGAATATACTGCTGCCATTCGGCTTCCTGCCGCCGGAATCTTATGTTACCCGCAAAAACAAATCCGCTTTTGATGGCAGCGGCGCGCTAAGCCTGGCGCCGCAGCCGGTTTCGCCGCAGGCGAAACCGGCTGCGCCACGGCTGCTGGTCAGCCTCACCAATGACGGCTGGTATCTGGATACCGCCGCGCCGCGCCAGCATTTCGCGGCGGCGGTGTTGCGCGCGGTTGAAAGCGGCATCCCGCTGGTCCGCGCCGCCAATACCGGAATTTCCGGCTGGATAGACGGTTCGGGAATAGTCCGCGGCCGCACGGAGCTTAACACGCCGGCTGCGCCGGTTTACCGCATAGCCGTTTCGCCGTCGCAGAGCTTTTATGCGGATTTCGGCGATATTTTCGCCGGACTGTGCTGCGTCGCGGCGGGCTGCGCGCTTTTGGCCGCCGTTCTGTTTTTATGAAGCTGGTCGCAACCGAAAAATACTCGGTAAATCTGGGCGGGCATGTTTTTTCGCCGGACAAGTTCTGGCGGGCGGCGCAAATTCTGCTGGAGCGGGAAGTTGTGTTGCCGCGCGGCATTATCGCGCCGGAAATGCCGTCCCGGCGGGAGCTTTTGTCCGCGCACGACGGGCAATGGCTGGACAAGCTGGACGCCCTGACGCTTTCGGAGCGGGAAAAGGCGCTTGCCGAAATGCCGGTTACAAAAGAGACTGTCGCCGCGCATAAACTGGCCTGCGGCGGCACGATAGCGGCCTGCAAGCTGGCGCTAAATGACGGGCTGGGGCTTCATGCCGGAGGCGGCGGGCATCACGCATTCCGCGATTGCGGCGGCGGCTTCTGCCTGTTCAACGATATAGCGGTCGCCGTAAACGCATTGAACAAGCGCGCGGTCGTCATAGACCTTGACGCGCATCAGGGCAACGGCACGGCGGAGATTTTCCGCGACAGCAAGGATGTGTTCACCTTCTCCATGCACGGGCGGGATATTTTCCCGGAGGAGAAGGCCCAAAGCTCGCTTGATATCGCGTTCCCCGCGGGAACCGGCTTTGTGCCGTATTTCTCCGCGCTTGAGGAAAACCTTCCGCGCATACTGGACCTGCACAGGCCGGAACTGGCGGTATACCTGGCCGGGGCGGATGTTTACGAAAAAGACGCGCTGGGCTGTTTCGCGCTTTCAATGCAGGAAATCATCGCGCGGGACGAATTTGCGGCGCGCCAGTGCAGGGCCCGGCATATCCCGCTGGCGGTGGTTCTGGGCGGCGGCTACGGCGCGGACGCCGCCATAATTCACGCGAACACACTGCAAACCGTCTCCGAAGTTTATAAGATATAGCCCATGGCCGAGCATATAGAGTTCAAGGACGCGGACAATAAGATAACAGAGCTTGCCCTTGCGCTGGGCAGGCTGAAGACGCTTTGCGCCATTGACGACAAACAGAAAAAGCAGGCCGAACTGGAAAAGCAGTCCGCCGCCCCCGGTTTCTGGGACAATGCCCAGGCGGCGCAACTGGTGGCCAAGGAAAAGGCGGACCTTGAAAAGGAAATAACACTTTAT encodes:
- a CDS encoding histone deacetylase gives rise to the protein MKLVATEKYSVNLGGHVFSPDKFWRAAQILLEREVVLPRGIIAPEMPSRRELLSAHDGQWLDKLDALTLSEREKALAEMPVTKETVAAHKLACGGTIAACKLALNDGLGLHAGGGGHHAFRDCGGGFCLFNDIAVAVNALNKRAVVIDLDAHQGNGTAEIFRDSKDVFTFSMHGRDIFPEEKAQSSLDIAFPAGTGFVPYFSALEENLPRILDLHRPELAVYLAGADVYEKDALGCFALSMQEIIARDEFAARQCRARHIPLAVVLGGGYGADAAIIHANTLQTVSEVYKI